Sequence from the Peromyscus eremicus chromosome 4, PerEre_H2_v1, whole genome shotgun sequence genome:
gcactcaggaagcagaggcaggaggatctctgtgagtttacaaagtagattccaggacagccagagctacacagagagaaatcctgtctctaaaaccaaaaaaaaaaaacccacaaagctgAACATTGTGGCgcatcctgtaatcccagctcttaggaggctgaggcaggaggattgccttgagtACAAGGCAAACCCCGTCCATGGGCAAGTTGTGGGGTGAAGTTGTAGCCAGGAGTGGTGACATACTACCATCCGTAGTCAAGTGTCTCAGGCCTGGGcggctgaggccagcctagcaGTGAGACTCTCTCCCTGAGAAAAGGAAACGTGAGCCTGGAAGATCAACCacagtttattttgttgttgttttggtttttagagtttgagacagggtttcacgctgtaacccaggctggcctcaagcttgttgtgatgtaggtcaggctggccatgaacttgagATAGAGCCTCTATCTCCTGCCGTAGTAGGCTCCTGAGccctgggatgacagatgtgtagGCCAGGCCTGGCTGTGTCAGAATTTCACTGGCCAGTTCGTGTTCAGTAGGTAGGGAGTGACCTTGGAGATGTGTCTGAGAGGGCCCTCTAGCGTTTTCTCTATGGCATGGCAGTCACCCTTGCAGTCCTTGTGGTCTGGCTAAGCTAACACTCAACCTCTGATCTCGATGTAGCATGTACGTTGGCTGGTGTCACCCTTTGCCAGGTCCACTGTGGTCAGACGTGTTCCAGCGGTTCTGTAActgtcttgtgtttgttttctccgAGCAGAGGAAGCTGACTACAGTGCCTTTGGTACAGACACCCTAATCAGGAAGAAGAACGTGCTGAGCAACGTACTGCGTCCTGACAACCATAGGAAGAAGCCCCACATCGTCATCAGCATGCCCCAGGACTTCCGCCCGGTGTCATCCATCATAGATGTGGACATCCTCCCGGAGACCCACCGAAGGGTCCGTCTGTACAAGTATGGCACGGAGAAGCCCCTGGGCTTCTACATCCGTGACGGCTCCAGCGTCCGGGTGACACCACACGGCTTAGAGAAAGTCCCCGGGATCTTCATATCGAGGCTTGTCCCCGGGGGTCTGGCCCAGAGCACAGGATTGCTAGCTGTCAATGACGAAGTGTTAGAAGTAAATGGTATAGAGGTGTCAGGGAAGAGCCTGGACCAAGTGACTGACATGATGATCGCCAACAGCCGCAACCTCATCATCACTGTGCGGCCAGCTAACCAGAGGAACAACGTGGTCAGGAACAGTCGGACTTCCGGCAGCTCCAGCCAGTCCACCGACAACAGCCTCCTGGGCTACCCGCAGCACGTGGAAGCCAGCTttgagccagaggaccaggacagcGATGAGGATGACATCATCATTGAAGACAGTGGTGAGCCGCAGCAGATCCCGAAGGCTGCCCCCGATGCCCAGAGCCTCGAGTCCCTGACGCAGATAGAACTCAGCTTTGAGTCGGGGCAGAATGGGTTCTCCCCTCCACAGGACCCGGTGCCTGTGCCCAGCAGCCTGGACACAGAGTTTGAACCCCGTGCTCCAGACCAGAGACTCCTAGAGGAAGACGGAACGATCATAACGTTGTGAACTGCCACGTGTGTTTGCCAAGTGCTATAAAAGTGGCGTAAGACTGACACGGGACCTCCGGGCCTTGATGTCCCACGGGCAAGCCTAAAGTGTGGCTGGATGGGGGTGACTGCCGACAGActgcagtgtgcatgtgtgaggccttTGCTGCAGGGGAGGTGCTGCTCTCGGCCACATTGGAtgctctcctccctgtctccctccgcCTGCTCTGCAGAGGCGATGTTTGTCCTCTGTGAAGTCCGGTGTCTCCTTCCTTGGTCCGCTGAACCTCACTTCTTGGATTCCCAACATGGATGGATTCTGACTTTTAAAAGTTCCTCAGTTAATCGTGacaaattattttttcatgtgcagttttgttctgttttcctaTTTTCTAAGACTTTAACTAGCGGGCCATGTTTAGGGGTGCTTCCCACTACCCAGTCCTGGAGCACCCCCTGTTGTCTCCATCCTGTAGCTTCACAGTTACAGGGTGCCTCAGTCCTACTGACTGCCCTTCACTGTTAACCTCCTCAACCTCCTCACCCCTAGTCCATTGGAAACtgttcctatgtgtgtgtgtgtgtgcgcgcgcgtgtgtgtgtgtgtgtgtgtgtgtgtgtgtgtgtgcgcgtgcgcacgcgcCTCGGTCCTACTCCTCACCCCTAGTCCATTGGAAATTgttcctgtgtttgtgtgtgtatgtgtgtgtgtgttacagttaGTGTGCTCCACACTCTTCCAGTATACCAGACAGTGTGGATCATGTTGAATAAAAAGGATCCCAGGTTAAGAGACTAACACACAGgacaaatgtgcacataaaatacaaaaaatggAGTTTTTCTTCCTGGGGATTCTAGGGCGCTGTCTGCACTTCGGGGAGCCTGTGTCAAGTTCACCCCCCAAAGGGGTGTTAATTCTGTGAGTTATTTATTCTCTTCTGTGTTCAGGAGGAGGAGACCAGTGGTTGTCCTCCCTCACCCGATGGCCTTGCATCGCATGCACAGGTACCGCGATCCACGTGTGGACTCAGACTGTCCCGAGTCCCTGAGCAGACAGTTATTTATTTCTTAACCTTGTGGTGGGGCAAGTGTGCACACCCCAGTTGTGTACTATTACAGCAGCAAAGACTCCAATGACTCCGAGTTGAAGGACCTTTTTTCTCTATAGTACGAACCGACAGAGGAAGCCTTGATCCCGTGAAGGGAGCTGGACTCAGTGGCTACTGACCATGTTATTTGCAGACGCCTAGCCGAGTGACTTTGTGTTCAATTCACCGCGTTCTTCCTCTCCCACAGCATCACTTGCTGACAGTGTTCCAGCTTTGACACCGTGAGGGAGTTTTCGCAGTGTGGCTCTCGGGAAGGTACCGTTAGGTATGGAAGGCTCAGTTGTATTCACAAGCTAAGTGGCACACAGGCTCAAGATTGTAAGTCAGACTACTTCCACATActacctctctcttctctctcttctctctctctctctctctctctttttttttttttaaacagagttttaACATTAGAAGTTTTCTCTTGGGGAAAATACTTCAGGGCTTGACTTTTGTACAAATTTTAACTGTAAAACACAGATTTATCTTCCGTCTGAAAATGGAGATTAAGGCTGCTGGCgcttattttaatttaaaggacAGTAGTGTTTGCACCAAGGTCTTACTGGTGCAGTCAGTGATTCGCAGACATTCTGTGAGGCCAGAGAGCCTTGGTTATGGGGTCCAGTCCCGTTGGCTTGTTCTTAGTGCACCTTACAACAAGAGTGTAAGCGTTGGCAGCTCAGCGTGCAGTTCTGTTGTCCTGAACGTCGAGCCTCACTGTGAATTCTGTTCTGTCCTCAGTCAACTATGTCAACATGATGCTGTGCTGTTGTGAACCATGaattttctaattaaattttACATGCTATAACATGATTTTTACATGAATGATACTTTGTTTAAACTATCAAATGTCAGTATTTTACtacaattttattataaaatgtacaT
This genomic interval carries:
- the Pard6b gene encoding partitioning defective 6 homolog beta, with protein sequence MNRGHRHGVSSGCLGTMEVKSKFGAEFRRFSLERSKPGKFEEFYGLLQHVHKIPNVDVLVGYADVHGDLLPINNDDNYHRAVSTANPLLRVFIQKKEEADYSAFGTDTLIRKKNVLSNVLRPDNHRKKPHIVISMPQDFRPVSSIIDVDILPETHRRVRLYKYGTEKPLGFYIRDGSSVRVTPHGLEKVPGIFISRLVPGGLAQSTGLLAVNDEVLEVNGIEVSGKSLDQVTDMMIANSRNLIITVRPANQRNNVVRNSRTSGSSSQSTDNSLLGYPQHVEASFEPEDQDSDEDDIIIEDSGEPQQIPKAAPDAQSLESLTQIELSFESGQNGFSPPQDPVPVPSSLDTEFEPRAPDQRLLEEDGTIITL